The following proteins are encoded in a genomic region of Sorangiineae bacterium MSr12523:
- a CDS encoding NAD(P)/FAD-dependent oxidoreductase gives MNYDVIILGTGISGSILAAITARHGLSTLLIDHGHHPRFTVGESMIPGTSHLLRIMAERYDVPELEYVSTFRSLRRHVTSSSGMKRNFSFVHHTTGARLDPTKSTMLPIPHYPNGPESHLMRQDVDAFLFAVAVRYGADALQDTSVVDFEKHEQGWTLKTKCGRTLHGKYIVDGSGHNSVLAKRYGWREPRTRLDSHSRSIFTHMVGVRPFDDFFGPQTHRLPQPLSQGTLHHIFDGGWLWVIPFDNHESAGNPLCSVGLQLDPRRFPPDPEGPEAEFRKFLAKYPDMAVQFEHARAVRAWVSAPRLQYSSTTVVGDRCCLAPHSAGFVDPLFSRGLHITMESINALAHRLIDAVRLDDFSSERFQPLEKLTQTLIESHDKLTNGSFIAFRDFELWNAWYRVWVLGGFYSTLRFQRAHVQFRRTKDRRFLDNLENHEHFGTPSPEMDEYQTLFRSAYAIMLDVEAARISIPVAISKLYALYRGKPWIPPGYGLDDRSRRYATSGDLKSLVLSTYWGYRHAPTEVRRRYFDFPPTELVKSVLKELVDEKLGVRRLRDAAHYARFDRYRSAQSPEYPLPAHARVPASDAPASGTQPVVDIQISHKSRTNDVLNGSRTAEAVAK, from the coding sequence ATGAATTACGACGTAATCATCTTAGGTACCGGGATTTCCGGGTCGATACTGGCCGCCATCACCGCGCGTCACGGGCTCAGCACATTGTTGATCGACCATGGCCACCATCCGCGGTTCACGGTCGGCGAATCCATGATCCCGGGCACGTCGCACCTCCTTCGAATCATGGCTGAGCGCTACGACGTTCCGGAGCTCGAATACGTCAGCACATTTCGCAGTTTGCGTCGTCACGTTACGAGCTCCTCGGGAATGAAGCGAAATTTCTCCTTCGTGCATCACACCACCGGCGCTCGTCTCGATCCCACGAAATCGACGATGCTGCCGATACCGCACTACCCGAATGGCCCCGAAAGCCACCTCATGCGGCAGGACGTCGACGCCTTCCTCTTTGCCGTCGCCGTTCGTTACGGCGCTGACGCCCTTCAGGATACGAGCGTCGTCGACTTCGAAAAACACGAGCAGGGGTGGACTCTCAAAACGAAATGCGGCCGCACCCTCCACGGCAAATACATCGTCGATGGGTCGGGTCACAATTCCGTGCTCGCCAAGCGGTACGGTTGGCGCGAGCCCAGGACCCGCCTCGATAGCCACTCGAGGTCGATTTTTACCCATATGGTGGGCGTTCGGCCGTTCGACGACTTCTTCGGGCCGCAGACGCATCGCCTGCCGCAGCCTCTCTCCCAAGGGACGCTGCACCACATCTTCGATGGCGGCTGGCTTTGGGTGATTCCATTCGACAACCACGAATCGGCGGGAAATCCGCTTTGCAGTGTGGGGTTGCAGCTCGATCCGAGGAGATTTCCGCCGGATCCCGAGGGGCCCGAAGCCGAGTTCAGAAAGTTCCTGGCGAAATATCCCGATATGGCGGTGCAATTCGAACACGCGCGTGCGGTGCGCGCATGGGTGTCTGCCCCGCGGTTGCAGTATTCGAGCACGACGGTCGTTGGGGACCGGTGCTGCCTCGCACCGCACTCTGCAGGCTTCGTCGATCCACTGTTTTCGCGCGGACTGCATATCACGATGGAGAGCATCAATGCGTTGGCGCACCGGCTCATCGACGCAGTAAGGCTCGACGATTTCTCCTCCGAGAGATTTCAGCCCCTCGAGAAGCTCACGCAAACGCTCATCGAATCGCACGACAAGCTCACCAATGGCTCCTTCATCGCCTTCCGCGATTTCGAACTTTGGAACGCATGGTACCGCGTGTGGGTTCTCGGTGGCTTTTACAGCACGCTCCGTTTTCAACGCGCCCACGTGCAGTTCCGGCGCACGAAAGACCGGCGCTTCCTCGACAACCTGGAGAACCACGAGCACTTCGGCACGCCGTCGCCGGAAATGGACGAATACCAAACGCTCTTTCGAAGCGCTTACGCGATCATGCTCGATGTCGAGGCCGCGCGGATCTCGATACCGGTCGCGATATCCAAGTTGTATGCACTCTATCGAGGCAAGCCGTGGATTCCGCCCGGCTACGGGCTCGACGACCGCTCGAGGCGATACGCCACTTCGGGTGACTTGAAATCTCTGGTGCTGAGTACATATTGGGGATACCGCCACGCTCCAACGGAAGTGCGCCGTCGCTACTTCGATTTTCCACCCACCGAACTGGTCAAAAGTGTTTTGAAGGAGCTGGTGGACGAGAAGCTCGGGGTACGCCGGCTTCGCGATGCCGCGCACTACGCGAGGTTCGATAGGTATCGAAGCGCGCAATCGCCGGAGTACCCGCTTCCGGCTCATGCCAGAGTACCCGCGAGCGACGCGCCCGCCTCGGGCACGCAGCCGGTGGTGGATATCCAGATTTCGCACAAATCGAGAACGAACGACGTTCTCAACGGGAGTAGGACCGCGGAAGCGGTCGCAAAGTAG
- a CDS encoding iron-containing redox enzyme family protein, translating into MSSTNVQYKEPTRLVADKLGILRTIDNVSMLEDLAHEAFQNKGGELWREIQRLLFTINLRLMDSGFGLGKLRSESDWRIRNVIERVEQAYLPREDVPIELTNYDDFLTWLKGRIALHRVNSHALFDFFDRGDITAEECRYFLSNYRVNMQRFHLHVAAYSLIVPFQMRQELYDNLYDEFGQGNFAQAHPNLFEPLMKHYGGAKESDHNAETYHLLNTKISLCWFADGLHYGLGGLGALELSIPAQQKRVLAYLRRRGLSEELVKFFVVHCELDGEHGDGWFAAGKPYTHTRRHFQKVFDGAMRMLEARAGVYDGVLNGIIAQRATAAASGPASRPLAIAQAAQ; encoded by the coding sequence ATGAGCTCTACGAACGTGCAATACAAAGAACCGACGAGGCTCGTAGCCGACAAATTGGGGATTCTCAGGACCATCGACAACGTTTCGATGCTCGAGGATCTCGCCCACGAGGCCTTTCAGAACAAAGGCGGTGAACTGTGGAGAGAGATTCAGCGGCTCCTGTTCACCATCAACCTGCGGCTGATGGACAGCGGATTCGGACTGGGCAAGCTCCGCTCGGAATCGGATTGGAGGATTCGCAATGTCATCGAGCGGGTGGAGCAAGCCTACCTGCCCCGCGAGGACGTGCCGATCGAACTCACGAATTACGATGACTTCCTTACCTGGCTGAAGGGGCGAATTGCGTTGCACCGCGTGAACTCGCATGCCTTGTTCGATTTCTTCGACCGCGGGGACATTACCGCGGAGGAGTGCCGCTACTTTCTTTCCAACTACCGCGTGAACATGCAGCGTTTCCACCTGCACGTCGCGGCGTACAGCCTCATCGTACCCTTCCAGATGCGCCAGGAACTGTACGACAATTTGTATGACGAGTTCGGCCAGGGCAACTTCGCGCAGGCCCATCCGAATCTGTTCGAACCGTTGATGAAACACTACGGCGGCGCAAAGGAATCCGATCACAACGCGGAGACGTACCATTTGCTCAATACGAAAATCAGCTTGTGCTGGTTTGCCGATGGTCTGCATTACGGATTGGGCGGCCTGGGCGCGCTGGAGTTGAGCATTCCTGCCCAACAAAAACGGGTGCTGGCGTACCTTCGGCGCCGCGGCTTGAGCGAGGAGCTGGTCAAATTCTTCGTGGTCCATTGCGAGCTGGATGGGGAGCACGGCGACGGATGGTTCGCGGCCGGAAAGCCCTACACGCACACGCGCCGCCATTTCCAGAAGGTCTTCGACGGCGCGATGCGCATGCTCGAGGCCCGCGCCGGCGTTTACGACGGCGTTCTGAACGGCATCATCGCTCAGCGCGCGACTGCGGCGGCCTCCGGACCCGCGAGCCGGCCGCTCGCCATCGCGCAAGCCGCTCAGTGA
- a CDS encoding beta-propeller fold lactonase family protein: MDTKALRVWWKRANGHAGLLGGTAVAASVALGAGCSADISDESPPDELPLAERTPPRASYSSPIALSRDDSLLWVVNSDTDRVSVIRTDTNTVLGGLPVGDGPQSIAIDPANRYAYVANAQSNDVSVIDIGQLRPNGFAAGARDRRITTGGAPSSVVVSPDGRRVFVANGSQDTITVLDGRDQHFVGLIDLRKGACNGDDPSRHFQPRAMAIAADGRRLYVTRFLSYTRPGGVQADDYGKEGLVCRIDLDAGSSGLRTRLTPIRLAPSDTGFADTRGGATGAFPNQLQSIVLRDGHAYLPNIAASPTGPLHFDVDTQAYVNRIDGIGGAETDGGALNLHLGARDPEPGKPMLFFANPSAMAFTTQSGRGSAYVVSSASDLLVKLDVDAAGVLHFTTDDNTTRYIDLNDPDAPETRGPNAGKNPMGIVINARGTKAYVVNHVSRNVSVVNLSSDRVEAVVSTDRLPLPGSRDELLLVGAEMFFSSRGNFVRPDGAGGSNRNRLSDHGHQACSSCHPAGLTDGVVWQFASGPRKTIAINGTTNPRNRAQQRIINASAIFDELEDVDFNTRRVSSGEPLTTPRPCVDSMPPSGITQSTNDPDHGLILGQENDFAMAPCVLVPFAAANENRPQLRVQLPGSSTLVKATDALREWQRSAVVTPNRAMTTSELSAAGLTGAGDDADRADRGRELFERAGCATCHGGGQWTMKQKDFVSPPAPGEIATEAAAPGANAMQYMHRFLTDVGTFDLNVPGSDNPLPGYPAIGGIERDTNGLKALGFDYDGDGKGNGYNTPSLLGSYSVPPYFHNGACETFQCVLTHVKHRRAGQQPGRPDPLDSDGARASLALYLESIDVRTRPH; the protein is encoded by the coding sequence GTGGATACAAAAGCGTTGCGCGTTTGGTGGAAACGGGCGAACGGGCATGCGGGGCTGCTCGGTGGGACCGCGGTCGCTGCAAGCGTCGCGCTCGGGGCGGGGTGCTCTGCCGATATATCCGATGAGAGCCCCCCGGACGAATTGCCCCTTGCGGAGCGGACTCCGCCGAGAGCCTCCTATTCGAGTCCCATCGCCCTTTCTCGAGACGACTCGCTGCTCTGGGTGGTGAACTCGGATACGGATCGCGTATCGGTCATTCGTACCGATACCAACACCGTGTTGGGGGGCCTGCCCGTCGGCGATGGCCCGCAGAGCATCGCCATCGATCCGGCGAACCGATATGCCTACGTGGCCAATGCCCAAAGCAACGACGTCTCGGTCATCGACATCGGCCAGCTGCGCCCGAATGGATTCGCTGCGGGGGCGCGCGATCGGCGCATCACGACCGGCGGTGCGCCATCCAGCGTCGTGGTCTCTCCGGATGGCCGGCGAGTCTTCGTCGCGAATGGCAGTCAGGATACGATTACCGTTCTCGATGGCCGCGATCAACATTTCGTCGGGCTCATCGATTTACGTAAGGGCGCGTGCAATGGCGATGATCCATCCCGTCACTTTCAGCCACGTGCCATGGCCATCGCGGCCGACGGCAGGCGTCTCTACGTAACGCGCTTCCTTTCGTACACCCGGCCCGGCGGAGTCCAAGCGGACGACTACGGAAAGGAAGGACTGGTCTGCCGCATCGACCTGGATGCGGGATCCTCGGGCCTGCGCACACGACTGACGCCAATCCGGCTGGCTCCGTCGGATACCGGTTTTGCAGATACGCGCGGAGGCGCTACGGGAGCATTTCCGAATCAATTGCAGAGCATCGTCCTCCGCGACGGCCACGCGTATCTTCCCAACATTGCCGCTTCACCGACTGGGCCGCTCCACTTCGACGTCGATACCCAGGCGTACGTCAATCGAATCGATGGCATCGGCGGCGCGGAGACGGACGGGGGGGCGCTGAATCTTCACTTGGGGGCGAGGGATCCAGAGCCTGGCAAGCCGATGCTGTTCTTCGCGAATCCGAGCGCGATGGCGTTCACCACCCAAAGTGGAAGAGGCTCTGCGTACGTCGTTTCGTCCGCCAGCGACCTGCTCGTCAAGCTCGATGTCGATGCCGCCGGCGTGCTGCATTTCACGACCGATGACAACACGACCCGCTACATCGACCTGAACGATCCGGATGCGCCGGAGACGCGCGGGCCCAACGCGGGAAAGAACCCGATGGGTATCGTCATCAATGCGCGGGGCACGAAGGCCTACGTGGTCAATCACGTGTCGCGCAACGTATCGGTCGTGAATCTGTCCAGCGACAGGGTCGAAGCGGTGGTGAGCACGGATCGGTTGCCGCTGCCGGGCTCGCGTGACGAGCTTCTCCTGGTCGGCGCGGAGATGTTCTTCTCCTCGCGAGGCAATTTCGTCCGGCCCGACGGGGCAGGGGGGTCGAATCGAAACCGCCTCTCCGATCATGGCCATCAAGCGTGTTCGAGCTGCCATCCGGCGGGTCTCACCGACGGCGTCGTTTGGCAATTCGCGAGTGGTCCGCGAAAGACGATTGCCATCAACGGGACCACGAATCCGCGAAATCGCGCGCAGCAGCGCATCATCAATGCATCGGCGATCTTCGACGAGCTCGAGGACGTCGATTTCAATACGCGGCGGGTGTCGAGCGGTGAGCCGCTCACGACACCGAGGCCCTGCGTCGATTCAATGCCTCCGAGCGGTATCACGCAGAGCACGAATGACCCGGATCACGGGCTCATTCTCGGCCAGGAAAACGACTTTGCCATGGCACCATGTGTGCTGGTCCCGTTTGCAGCCGCAAATGAGAATCGACCGCAGCTACGGGTCCAACTGCCGGGTAGCTCGACCCTCGTCAAGGCGACGGATGCCCTCCGAGAGTGGCAGCGCAGTGCCGTGGTGACGCCGAATCGGGCGATGACGACGTCCGAGCTCTCGGCGGCGGGCCTGACGGGCGCGGGCGATGATGCCGATCGAGCAGACCGAGGGCGCGAACTGTTCGAAAGGGCGGGCTGCGCAACGTGCCATGGGGGCGGGCAGTGGACCATGAAGCAAAAGGACTTCGTGTCTCCTCCCGCGCCGGGCGAGATTGCGACGGAGGCGGCCGCGCCGGGCGCGAATGCGATGCAGTATATGCATCGCTTTCTCACGGACGTTGGAACCTTCGACCTCAACGTTCCCGGCTCGGACAATCCGCTGCCCGGTTATCCCGCGATCGGCGGCATCGAGCGAGACACCAACGGACTGAAAGCACTGGGCTTCGACTACGACGGAGACGGCAAGGGCAATGGCTACAATACCCCATCCCTCCTCGGCTCCTACAGTGTGCCGCCCTATTTTCACAATGGCGCGTGCGAGACGTTCCAATGCGTGTTGACCCATGTGAAGCATCGCCGTGCGGGACAGCAGCCCGGTCGACCCGATCCGCTGGATAGCGACGGCGCTCGGGCGAGCTTGGCGCTCTACCTCGAGTCGATCGACGTGCGAACGCGACCCCACTGA
- a CDS encoding AMP-binding protein — protein sequence MHSFSPLTPTVFLERTGRVFANATAIRHDDGLVTYGNLLRRSRRLATVLREHGVRYGDCIGLMSDNGPQVIEANFGIPGAGGVVVSLNPWLPTDDIVKQLQMVASRILIVSRACLQRHGLEALSGGGSRRLIGFGATPDKDATCIDYEDAIASAADEIPLNDMVRSEMDPIVVNFTSGTTGLPKGVVMSHRGAYLHALGQVLMLGLTRQSRYLWTLPMFHVNGWGHIWSNAAVGAGQIMTEVPGPTEEEETRFASLLGEAGVTHLAGAPRLLRRIVSAGAAASALKGCIVVTGGAAPTRPLLKQLEALGATLIHQYGLNETFGPYVVCEEQWDWAHEDSESRAAFRARQGVAAIHAGTGLRVVDADGLDVPADGKTPGEVLMSGNTVALGYYNNPEATARSFVNGWFHSGDLAVVHPDGYLEIKDRIKDLIYVETDYGWENISSIEVENVLVQCPGVGDAALIGLQTDDAQEGARLIAVIEASSQPAPSLEALHDYCERHLPVHMRPSRFVLSSIPKTATGKTRKDLLVDRALREP from the coding sequence ATGCACTCTTTTTCGCCTCTCACACCCACGGTGTTTCTCGAGCGCACCGGCCGCGTTTTTGCGAATGCGACGGCCATTCGACATGACGACGGGCTCGTGACGTACGGGAACCTGCTCCGCCGATCGCGGCGGCTTGCGACGGTCCTGCGAGAGCACGGCGTCCGATACGGCGACTGCATCGGATTGATGTCCGACAATGGCCCGCAGGTCATCGAGGCGAACTTCGGTATTCCCGGTGCCGGTGGCGTGGTCGTGAGTCTGAATCCGTGGCTGCCCACGGACGATATCGTCAAACAACTCCAAATGGTCGCTAGCCGCATTCTCATCGTGAGTCGCGCCTGCCTGCAGCGGCATGGGCTCGAAGCGCTCTCCGGCGGCGGCAGCCGGCGTCTCATCGGGTTTGGCGCGACCCCAGACAAAGATGCAACCTGCATCGACTACGAGGACGCGATTGCAAGTGCAGCGGACGAGATCCCGCTGAATGACATGGTGCGATCGGAAATGGATCCCATCGTCGTCAACTTCACGTCGGGCACGACCGGGCTCCCCAAGGGCGTCGTCATGAGTCATCGCGGGGCCTACCTGCACGCGCTGGGCCAAGTGCTCATGCTCGGGCTCACCCGCCAATCGCGTTATTTATGGACGCTCCCCATGTTCCACGTCAATGGGTGGGGGCACATATGGTCCAACGCGGCGGTCGGTGCTGGCCAAATCATGACCGAGGTTCCCGGCCCGACGGAGGAAGAAGAGACGCGTTTCGCGAGCCTGCTCGGCGAAGCGGGGGTGACCCATTTGGCGGGCGCTCCGAGGTTGCTGCGGCGGATCGTCTCGGCGGGCGCTGCGGCCTCCGCGTTGAAGGGATGCATCGTGGTGACGGGTGGCGCGGCGCCGACCCGCCCGCTGCTGAAACAGCTGGAAGCGCTCGGCGCGACGCTCATTCATCAGTACGGGCTGAACGAAACCTTTGGTCCGTACGTCGTTTGCGAGGAGCAATGGGACTGGGCGCACGAAGACAGCGAATCACGTGCCGCCTTCCGCGCGCGGCAAGGTGTGGCGGCCATTCACGCAGGAACGGGACTTCGTGTCGTCGACGCCGATGGTTTGGACGTTCCCGCGGACGGAAAAACCCCGGGTGAAGTGCTCATGTCGGGCAACACAGTCGCCCTTGGCTACTACAATAACCCCGAGGCAACCGCCCGTTCGTTCGTGAACGGGTGGTTTCACAGTGGAGACCTCGCGGTCGTTCACCCGGACGGGTATCTCGAGATCAAGGACCGCATCAAAGACTTGATTTACGTCGAGACGGATTACGGGTGGGAGAACATTTCCTCCATCGAAGTCGAGAATGTGCTCGTGCAGTGCCCCGGCGTCGGAGACGCCGCCTTGATCGGCCTGCAGACCGACGATGCGCAAGAGGGCGCGCGGTTGATTGCGGTCATCGAGGCGAGCAGCCAGCCGGCGCCCTCGCTCGAGGCGCTGCACGACTATTGCGAGCGGCACCTGCCCGTCCACATGCGCCCCAGCCGGTTCGTCCTGTCGAGCATTCCCAAAACCGCGACCGGCAAAACGCGAAAGGACCTGCTCGTCGACCGAGCGCTGCGTGAACCATGA
- a CDS encoding MFS transporter, translated as MAVIATIFVVTLAVNLQVPLYKRYADIAGYQQGLVSVTFAAYVAGLIPVLLLLGGLGDRFGNKTALLLGLTFAFAGHVAIIVDPTIQTLLKTRLLQGISIGLSVGAGTSYLAELTDNPSRAARLSTAAVTLGLGSGGLVTSACLNQQPSLAPISYYGVACATLACLGAMLLLKRRRANGSGGLVRIPLISKNTLPLGVAIFLSWSLTGIILATIPAWLALTGQGKWSGVVVFIAIAAGALIQLGPEVRHPFQFLRIGYALNASALLLLIMAIHERATALLFVASALSGLSSFGFTYVGGLTGTLAACRDDRARAVSGYYLFGYLGFGFPCIAVGYMADRWGLEGALIGYASAIAASFGLWRALRRILRTSDEGTTWIRHS; from the coding sequence ATGGCTGTCATCGCGACGATCTTCGTCGTCACGCTCGCTGTCAACCTCCAGGTACCCCTCTACAAGAGATACGCGGACATTGCCGGATATCAGCAAGGCCTCGTCTCGGTGACCTTTGCGGCCTATGTGGCGGGTCTCATTCCCGTGTTGCTCCTGCTCGGCGGCCTGGGCGACCGTTTTGGGAACAAGACCGCGCTCTTGCTCGGGCTGACGTTCGCGTTCGCGGGGCACGTCGCCATCATCGTCGATCCCACGATCCAAACGCTGTTGAAGACCCGCCTTTTGCAAGGCATTTCGATTGGACTGAGCGTGGGCGCCGGTACATCGTACCTCGCGGAGCTCACCGACAATCCTTCTCGCGCCGCCCGTCTGAGTACGGCGGCCGTGACCCTTGGACTCGGCAGCGGTGGACTCGTCACGAGCGCATGCCTCAACCAGCAGCCCAGCCTGGCGCCGATCAGCTATTACGGAGTGGCCTGCGCGACCCTTGCATGCCTCGGCGCCATGTTGCTTCTAAAGCGACGCCGCGCGAATGGCAGCGGAGGCCTGGTTCGTATACCGCTGATTTCGAAGAACACATTGCCCCTCGGCGTCGCCATCTTCCTTTCGTGGTCGCTGACGGGCATCATTTTAGCGACGATCCCCGCCTGGTTGGCTCTCACCGGGCAAGGCAAGTGGAGTGGGGTCGTCGTATTCATCGCGATTGCCGCGGGAGCTTTGATTCAACTCGGGCCGGAGGTCCGTCATCCGTTTCAATTTTTGCGAATTGGATACGCTCTCAATGCCTCCGCCTTGCTGCTCTTGATCATGGCCATTCACGAGCGCGCGACCGCGCTGCTGTTCGTGGCCTCCGCGCTGTCGGGTCTCAGCAGCTTCGGCTTTACGTACGTCGGAGGCCTCACCGGCACCTTGGCGGCGTGCCGCGATGACCGCGCGCGAGCGGTTTCCGGGTACTATCTGTTCGGCTACTTGGGTTTCGGCTTCCCCTGCATCGCCGTAGGCTACATGGCCGATCGATGGGGCCTCGAAGGGGCCTTGATCGGTTATGCCTCGGCCATCGCCGCGAGCTTCGGCCTCTGGCGCGCACTGCGTCGCATTCTTCGAACCAGCGATGAAGGCACCACATGGATAAGACATTCGTAG
- a CDS encoding aldolase — translation MDKTFVEDKERVIQREKQKMQRHLSVGNWTVKEKVALASRILCRHGHESGLAGQITAREAERGFFTQRLGCGMSEVQASNLLLVDEQLRIIEGTGMPNPANRFHAWLYRARKDIQCIVHTHPPYTSALSMLGVPLAVSHMDSCALYENVAFLAHWPGVPVGDEEGKLISAAMGDKSGLLLAHHGMVVVGRSVEEACVLALQFERAAQLQTIAAGAGSIRAIQPELGREARDWLLHPARLGATFGYYARRELAVAPQCIT, via the coding sequence ATGGATAAGACATTCGTAGAAGACAAAGAGCGGGTCATCCAGCGCGAGAAGCAGAAGATGCAGCGGCACCTCTCCGTCGGCAACTGGACGGTGAAAGAGAAAGTCGCGCTCGCGTCCCGGATTCTTTGCCGCCACGGGCACGAATCCGGTTTGGCCGGGCAGATCACCGCGAGGGAAGCGGAGCGCGGATTCTTCACACAGCGTCTCGGCTGCGGAATGAGCGAGGTCCAAGCCTCGAATTTGCTCTTGGTCGACGAGCAGCTCCGGATCATCGAGGGCACGGGTATGCCCAATCCGGCCAATCGCTTTCACGCGTGGCTTTACCGCGCGCGCAAAGACATCCAGTGCATCGTGCACACGCACCCGCCGTACACGTCGGCGCTGTCGATGCTCGGCGTGCCTTTGGCGGTTTCGCACATGGACAGCTGTGCGCTCTACGAGAATGTCGCGTTTCTCGCTCATTGGCCGGGCGTTCCGGTGGGCGATGAAGAGGGCAAGCTGATCTCCGCCGCCATGGGCGACAAATCCGGACTCCTGTTGGCCCACCACGGAATGGTCGTGGTGGGCCGCAGTGTGGAAGAAGCATGCGTCTTGGCGCTGCAGTTCGAACGGGCGGCGCAGCTGCAGACGATTGCGGCCGGCGCAGGATCGATTCGCGCCATTCAACCCGAATTGGGCCGCGAGGCCCGCGATTGGCTGCTCCATCCCGCCCGGCTCGGGGCGACATTCGGCTATTACGCGCGCCGTGAGCTCGCCGTGGCCCCCCAATGCATCACGTGA
- a CDS encoding cation:proton antiporter has translation MLTSTDQPHKSLMLVYGGLLAVAAACFFAVIAFGEKTFLPHAVALSAARPAAASHATLHLLGALVALLLTSALLGAICRRIHQPPVIGEILAGICLGPSLLGRFAPAVQHALLPPDVAPQLGTLSQIGVVLFMFLVGLELDTSIIRSHSHSTLSISHASIIVPFVLGTVAAIWLYPTFGTPTASFTVFTLFLGVSLSVTAFPVLARILTDNSLNQSPMGVVALTCAAVDDVTAWCLLALVVGVAKASAWDAAVTCASSLAYIAVLFWFVRPAISRWVRAQGEHTRFARTAITGVLLALLVSSLITEHIGIHAIFGAFLLGAIIPHDSWVARAMKSRFHDLVVVLFMPAFYALVGMRTQLALLDGGSQWLTCGVIILLACTGKFGGSYFAARIAGLQKRDAASIGILMNTRGLMELVVLQVGFDLGIISPTLFAMMVVMALVTTFLTSPLLRLTRGVPARGAAS, from the coding sequence GTGCTTACGTCGACTGATCAACCTCATAAGTCGCTGATGCTGGTTTACGGAGGCTTGCTCGCGGTGGCCGCGGCGTGCTTCTTCGCCGTCATCGCCTTTGGCGAGAAGACATTTCTTCCGCATGCCGTCGCACTCAGCGCAGCCCGGCCCGCCGCCGCATCGCACGCGACGCTTCATCTCTTGGGCGCGTTGGTCGCGCTTCTCCTGACGTCCGCCTTGCTGGGCGCGATCTGCCGCCGGATTCACCAGCCACCGGTGATTGGCGAAATTTTGGCCGGAATCTGCCTCGGCCCAAGCCTCTTGGGCCGGTTTGCACCGGCTGTGCAACACGCTCTTTTGCCGCCCGACGTCGCACCGCAGCTCGGGACCTTGTCTCAAATCGGCGTCGTGCTCTTCATGTTCCTCGTCGGCCTGGAGCTCGACACATCGATCATCCGTTCGCACAGCCATTCCACGCTCTCCATCTCGCATGCGAGCATCATCGTGCCTTTCGTGCTCGGCACCGTTGCGGCGATTTGGCTTTATCCAACGTTCGGAACGCCCACGGCCTCCTTTACCGTCTTTACTTTGTTTCTCGGAGTTTCGCTGTCCGTTACCGCATTTCCAGTGCTGGCCCGCATTTTGACGGACAATTCGCTGAACCAATCTCCCATGGGCGTCGTGGCATTGACCTGCGCCGCCGTCGACGATGTCACCGCGTGGTGCCTGCTCGCGCTCGTCGTGGGCGTCGCCAAGGCGAGCGCGTGGGACGCGGCGGTGACGTGTGCGAGCAGCTTGGCGTACATCGCCGTGCTCTTCTGGTTCGTTCGCCCCGCCATCAGCCGTTGGGTGCGCGCGCAGGGCGAACATACGCGATTTGCGCGCACGGCCATCACCGGCGTGTTGCTCGCGCTCTTGGTATCCTCTCTCATCACCGAGCATATCGGGATACACGCGATTTTCGGCGCCTTCCTGCTCGGCGCGATCATCCCCCACGACTCCTGGGTAGCACGCGCCATGAAAAGTCGATTCCACGACCTCGTCGTCGTGCTGTTCATGCCCGCGTTTTACGCCCTGGTCGGCATGCGAACGCAGCTCGCATTGCTCGACGGCGGGTCACAGTGGCTCACGTGCGGGGTGATCATCTTGCTCGCCTGCACGGGCAAGTTCGGTGGCAGTTACTTCGCCGCGCGCATCGCAGGGCTCCAGAAGCGGGATGCGGCATCGATTGGCATCTTGATGAACACCCGCGGGCTGATGGAGCTCGTGGTGCTGCAAGTGGGCTTCGACCTTGGCATCATCTCACCGACCTTGTTCGCCATGATGGTGGTCATGGCCTTGGTCACGACCTTTCTCACGAGCCCACTTCTGCGCCTCACGCGCGGCGTTCCGGCTCGCGGAGCCGCATCATGA